A stretch of the Thermus thermophilus genome encodes the following:
- a CDS encoding M23 family metallopeptidase, with amino-acid sequence MGWKPGHYLLLAVSLYALVVTFAFSFRGRQVAALRQEAMAYRERAAWAPEGYMLPLPGACLPSLPENLPGAPRPYRKGVSAGFVFRQGDACVPVVRGMGVVAAFGGEVVKVDPDFQELSEEAWQALLERVREGASPEEMDLLRGLEVHVRHPDGRTTVYAHLQAPYPGLRVGSRVHRGDPIGYVGNTGLRGGAPRLLFEVWEGEPDRSAFLFQGLEGEELLRRARAFFGLP; translated from the coding sequence GTGGGCTGGAAGCCGGGGCACTACCTCCTCCTGGCGGTGAGCCTGTACGCCCTGGTGGTCACCTTCGCCTTCTCCTTTAGGGGGCGGCAGGTGGCGGCCTTGCGCCAGGAGGCCATGGCCTACCGGGAGAGGGCCGCTTGGGCCCCCGAGGGGTACATGCTGCCCCTCCCCGGGGCCTGCTTGCCCTCCCTTCCTGAGAACCTGCCGGGTGCCCCCCGCCCTTACCGCAAGGGGGTGAGCGCGGGCTTCGTCTTCCGCCAGGGGGACGCCTGCGTGCCCGTGGTGCGGGGGATGGGGGTGGTGGCGGCCTTCGGGGGCGAGGTGGTGAAGGTGGACCCGGACTTCCAGGAGCTTTCCGAGGAGGCCTGGCAGGCGCTTCTGGAGCGGGTGCGGGAGGGGGCCTCCCCGGAGGAGATGGACCTCCTCCGGGGCCTCGAGGTCCACGTCCGCCATCCGGACGGTCGCACCACCGTGTACGCCCACCTTCAGGCCCCCTACCCGGGGCTAAGGGTGGGAAGCCGCGTCCACCGGGGCGACCCCATCGGCTACGTGGGGAACACGGGGCTTAGGGGGGGCGCCCCCCGGCTCCTCTTTGAGGTCTGGGAGGGGGAGCCCGACCGGAGCGCCTTCCTCTTCCAGGGCCTGGAGGGGGAGGAGCTCCTCCGCCGGGCCCGGGCCTTCTTCGGCCTCCCCTAG
- the rpmB gene encoding 50S ribosomal protein L28 — protein sequence MSKVCEISGKRPIVANSIQRRGKAKREGGVGKKTTGISKRRQYPNLQKVRVRVAGQEITFRVAASHIPKVYELVERAKGLRLEGLSPKEIKKELLKLL from the coding sequence ATGTCCAAGGTGTGCGAGATCAGCGGAAAGCGGCCCATCGTGGCCAACAGCATCCAAAGGCGGGGTAAGGCCAAGCGGGAAGGGGGCGTGGGCAAGAAGACCACCGGCATCTCCAAGCGCCGCCAGTACCCTAACCTGCAGAAGGTCCGGGTGCGGGTCGCCGGCCAGGAGATCACCTTCCGCGTAGCCGCAAGCCACATCCCCAAGGTCTACGAGCTCGTGGAGCGGGCCAAGGGGCTTAGGCTGGAGGGGCTTTCCCCCAAGGAGATCAAGAAGGAGCTCCTCAAGCTCCTCTAG
- the lspA gene encoding signal peptidase II encodes MPTVLVPLLLALDQTLKLWALEHLSPIPRPLLGDLLYLTLVRNTGAGFGLFQGQAFLLGLLSFLVGAGLLLLLARRRYPPLPALALSFLAAGALGNGVDRLGRGWVVDYLDLGTSIPLIANFPVFNLADVCVTLGAVLLLLAPRRRRRWI; translated from the coding sequence ATGCCCACGGTGCTCGTACCCCTCCTCCTCGCCCTGGACCAGACCCTGAAGCTTTGGGCCCTGGAACACCTCTCCCCCATCCCCAGGCCCCTCCTCGGCGACCTCCTTTACCTCACCCTGGTCCGGAACACGGGGGCGGGTTTCGGCCTCTTTCAGGGCCAGGCTTTCCTCCTCGGCCTCCTCTCCTTCCTGGTGGGCGCGGGCCTCCTCCTCCTCCTCGCCAGGCGGCGCTACCCCCCCCTCCCCGCCCTCGCCCTCTCCTTCCTGGCGGCGGGGGCCCTGGGGAACGGGGTGGACCGCCTGGGCCGGGGGTGGGTGGTGGACTACCTGGACCTCGGCACCTCCATCCCCCTCATCGCCAACTTCCCCGTCTTCAACCTGGCGGACGTGTGCGTGACCCTGGGAGCGGTCCTCCTTCTCCTCGCCCCAAGGCGGAGGCGGCGCTGGATCTAA
- a CDS encoding cation:proton antiporter, translating into MSGSLLLLFVFLAAFLAPPLSRLLRMPVPVGELVIGLLLGHFLAQGVALPEILGFLADFGFLLLMFLAGLEVDFNLLRQLERRHFVFYALYVVGMFLGAGLLAGLLGVGLAQALILALVSIGLMVATLRDMGILGRAFAKRVLILGVLGEVASLFGLTAMEKAAHYQGLLPLLEEVGIIALFFLLLFLAFRLAGLFLWWYPEVGRRLVYEEDPSAMGIRLSLALMFAAAVMSGLVGLESVLGAFLAGMILSYFLQKKHDLEAKLSAMGYGFLIPIFFIRTGMGIDLSGLDGRLLLEVGQALLLMLLIRLLPAPFLLLSGFRLREAFLAALLLAYPFTLMIAGTEIARGAHLLDERAALVLLLAAALSSLLFPWAAKMLLRFLR; encoded by the coding sequence TTGAGCGGTAGCCTCCTTTTGCTTTTCGTCTTTCTGGCGGCCTTCCTGGCCCCGCCCCTCTCCCGCCTCCTCAGGATGCCCGTGCCCGTGGGGGAGCTCGTCATCGGCCTCCTCCTCGGCCACTTCCTCGCCCAAGGGGTGGCCCTCCCCGAGATCCTGGGGTTTTTGGCGGACTTCGGCTTCCTCCTCCTCATGTTCCTCGCGGGGCTAGAGGTGGACTTCAACCTCCTCCGCCAGTTGGAGCGCCGCCACTTCGTCTTCTACGCCCTTTACGTGGTGGGCATGTTCCTCGGCGCCGGGCTTCTCGCGGGCCTTTTGGGCGTGGGGCTCGCCCAGGCCCTGATCCTCGCCCTGGTTTCCATCGGCCTTATGGTGGCCACCCTGAGGGACATGGGCATCCTGGGCCGGGCCTTCGCCAAGCGGGTCCTGATCCTCGGTGTCCTGGGGGAGGTGGCGAGCCTCTTCGGCCTCACCGCCATGGAGAAGGCGGCCCACTACCAGGGCCTCCTTCCCCTGCTGGAGGAGGTCGGGATCATCGCCCTCTTCTTCCTGCTCCTTTTCCTCGCCTTCCGCCTGGCGGGCCTCTTCCTCTGGTGGTACCCGGAGGTGGGCCGCAGGCTGGTCTACGAGGAGGACCCGAGCGCCATGGGCATCCGGCTGAGCCTGGCCCTCATGTTCGCCGCCGCCGTCATGAGCGGTCTGGTGGGGCTGGAGAGCGTCCTCGGGGCCTTCCTCGCCGGGATGATCCTCTCCTACTTCCTGCAGAAGAAGCACGACCTCGAGGCCAAGCTCAGCGCCATGGGCTACGGCTTTCTCATTCCCATCTTCTTCATCCGCACGGGGATGGGGATTGACCTCTCGGGCCTGGACGGCCGCCTCCTCCTGGAGGTGGGCCAGGCCCTCCTCCTCATGCTCCTCATCCGCCTCCTCCCCGCGCCCTTTCTCCTTTTGAGCGGATTCCGCCTGCGGGAGGCCTTCCTCGCGGCCCTCCTCCTCGCCTACCCCTTCACCCTGATGATCGCGGGGACGGAGATCGCCAGGGGCGCCCACCTCCTGGACGAGCGGGCCGCCCTCGTCCTCCTTCTCGCCGCCGCCCTCTCCTCCCTCCTCTTCCCGTGGGCGGCCAAGATGCTCCTGCGCTTCCTGCGCTGA
- a CDS encoding potassium channel family protein: MSVILLGLGRYVEEIVEVVSAISDVVLVERDEARLRAFLEKAPVANLRALPGSATDVGLWKEVDLEAAEAVISFLSVEATLDVARLLRKALGYRGKIVHVSKARPDPQAVRELDLEVVSIPEVLGAILRNLLQGQGIVRYPVGIGLRKGEVVEVLITESSPAVYARLRELRQPGARVALVYREGSPILPRADFRVQPGDRLLVVGDPRGVEIFVGAVIRGEPTFPRRFGSVGALCRAEDEEALYLKERLKVRDWVEACEDPKGVAEVGVFLARDRDWVRRAFQEGYPFPSFHLRGTHPYRSILVSANTEALSPLLASAMDLARIFGSEVYVLFVSRVEAFMPPEEKELLENLKLLVERARKTSGLEVHLIRKEGNPVRETLRLLKGEFNLLALGYTPGRRTAFFRPYVPQLLAQASPVSTLLVPEVNLER; encoded by the coding sequence ATGAGCGTGATCCTCCTCGGCCTAGGCCGGTACGTGGAAGAGATCGTGGAGGTGGTCTCCGCCATCTCCGACGTGGTCCTGGTGGAGCGGGACGAGGCGCGGCTTAGGGCCTTTTTGGAGAAGGCGCCTGTGGCCAACCTCCGGGCCCTCCCGGGGAGCGCCACGGACGTGGGGCTCTGGAAGGAGGTGGACCTCGAGGCGGCGGAGGCCGTCATCTCCTTCCTCTCCGTGGAGGCCACCTTGGACGTGGCCCGGCTTCTGCGCAAGGCCCTGGGCTACCGGGGCAAGATCGTCCACGTCTCCAAGGCCCGGCCGGACCCCCAGGCCGTGCGGGAGCTGGACCTGGAGGTGGTCTCCATCCCCGAGGTCCTGGGGGCCATCCTGCGCAACCTCCTCCAGGGGCAGGGGATCGTCCGCTACCCGGTGGGCATCGGCCTGAGGAAGGGGGAGGTGGTGGAGGTCCTCATCACCGAGTCTTCCCCTGCGGTCTACGCCCGGCTCCGGGAGCTCCGCCAGCCGGGGGCCCGGGTGGCCTTGGTCTACCGGGAGGGGAGCCCCATCCTGCCCCGGGCCGACTTCCGGGTCCAGCCGGGGGACCGGCTCCTCGTGGTGGGCGACCCCCGGGGGGTGGAGATCTTCGTGGGGGCGGTGATCCGGGGAGAGCCCACGTTTCCCCGGCGCTTCGGGAGCGTGGGCGCCCTTTGCCGGGCGGAGGACGAGGAGGCCCTTTACCTCAAGGAGCGCCTCAAGGTGCGGGACTGGGTGGAGGCCTGCGAGGACCCGAAGGGGGTGGCGGAGGTGGGGGTTTTCCTGGCCCGGGACCGGGACTGGGTACGGCGGGCCTTCCAGGAAGGGTACCCGTTTCCCTCCTTCCACCTCCGGGGGACCCACCCCTACCGGAGCATCCTCGTTTCCGCCAACACCGAGGCCCTAAGCCCCCTCCTGGCCTCGGCCATGGACCTGGCCCGGATCTTCGGCAGCGAGGTCTACGTCCTCTTCGTGAGCCGGGTGGAGGCCTTCATGCCCCCTGAGGAGAAGGAGCTTCTGGAGAACCTGAAGCTTCTGGTGGAGCGGGCGCGGAAGACCTCGGGCCTCGAGGTCCACCTCATCCGCAAGGAGGGGAACCCCGTGCGGGAGACCCTGAGGCTCCTCAAGGGGGAGTTCAACCTCCTGGCCCTGGGCTACACCCCGGGGCGCCGCACCGCCTTCTTCCGCCCCTACGTCCCCCAGCTTTTGGCCCAGGCGAGCCCGGTGTCCACCCTCTTGGTGCCGGAGGTCAACCTTGAGCGGTAG
- the aspC gene encoding aspartate/prephenate aminotransferase, protein MRGLSQRVQAMKPSATVAVNAKALELRRQGVDLVALTAGEPDFDTPEHVKEAARRALAQGKTKYAPPAGIPELREALAEKFRRENGLQVTPEETIVTVGGKQALFNLFQAILDPGDEVIVLSPYWVSYPEMVRFAGGVVVEVETLPEEGFVPDPERVRRAITPRTKALVVNSPNNPTGAVYPREVLEALARLAVEHDFYLVSDEIYEHLLYEGEHFSPGRVAPEHTLTVNGAAKAFAMTGWRIGYACGPKAVIKAMADVSSQSTTSPDTIAQWATLEALTNQEASRAFVEMAREAYRRRRDLLLEGLAALGLKAVRPSGAFYVLMDTSPIAPDEVQAAERLLEAGVAVVPGTDFAAFGHVRLSYATSEENLRKALERFARVLERA, encoded by the coding sequence ATGCGCGGCCTTTCCCAAAGGGTCCAGGCCATGAAGCCCTCGGCCACGGTGGCGGTGAACGCCAAGGCCCTGGAGCTCAGGCGCCAAGGGGTGGACCTCGTGGCCCTCACCGCCGGCGAGCCCGACTTTGACACCCCCGAGCACGTGAAGGAGGCGGCGAGGCGCGCCCTCGCCCAAGGCAAGACCAAGTACGCCCCCCCGGCGGGGATCCCCGAGCTTCGGGAGGCCCTGGCGGAGAAGTTCCGCCGGGAAAACGGCCTCCAGGTTACCCCCGAGGAGACCATCGTCACCGTGGGGGGGAAGCAGGCCCTCTTCAACCTCTTCCAGGCCATTCTGGACCCGGGGGACGAGGTCATCGTGCTGAGCCCCTACTGGGTGAGCTACCCGGAGATGGTGCGTTTCGCCGGGGGGGTGGTGGTGGAGGTGGAAACCCTTCCCGAGGAAGGCTTCGTCCCCGACCCCGAGAGGGTTCGGCGGGCCATCACCCCCCGCACCAAGGCCCTGGTGGTCAACTCCCCCAACAACCCCACGGGGGCGGTCTACCCGAGGGAGGTCTTGGAGGCCCTCGCGAGGCTTGCGGTGGAGCACGACTTCTACCTGGTCTCCGACGAGATCTACGAGCACCTCCTCTACGAGGGGGAGCACTTCTCCCCGGGGCGCGTGGCCCCCGAGCACACCCTCACGGTGAACGGGGCGGCCAAGGCCTTCGCCATGACCGGATGGCGCATCGGCTACGCCTGCGGGCCTAAGGCGGTGATCAAGGCCATGGCCGACGTGTCCAGCCAGTCCACCACGAGCCCCGACACCATCGCCCAGTGGGCCACCCTCGAGGCCCTCACCAACCAGGAGGCCAGCCGCGCCTTCGTGGAGATGGCCAGGGAGGCCTACCGCAGGAGGCGGGACCTGTTGCTTGAGGGCCTGGCCGCCCTGGGCCTCAAGGCGGTGCGCCCGAGCGGGGCCTTCTACGTCCTCATGGACACCTCCCCCATCGCCCCCGACGAGGTGCAGGCGGCGGAGAGGCTCCTTGAGGCGGGGGTAGCCGTGGTCCCGGGCACGGACTTCGCCGCCTTTGGCCACGTCCGCCTCTCCTACGCCACCAGCGAGGAGAACCTCAGGAAGGCCCTGGAGCGCTTCGCCCGGGTGCTGGAGCGCGCCTAG
- a CDS encoding diacylglycerol/lipid kinase family protein, with protein sequence MERWVIVNPAAGRGKVGRLSGAILKAARQEGARAFLTEGPGHATELAQRAPEGARVVAVGGDGTVHEVLRGLAGTGKVLGVVPIGSGNDFARMLGLLGLPWPQALALALHAPEEAVDLGWVNGEPFGASLGIGFDALVAKKALTAPAFLRGMPRYLYALFAVLKELSLPEARVFVDGEAVHQGRMLLLAAMNGPAYGGGIPIAPMADPRDGLLSVVLAGELSRLGVVLILPRLLLGRHLSHPRVRAYAGREVAVEFAHPVPAHADGELLPEASVYRAEVRPLGLRVVGGRAGVQKGALSPRPAGA encoded by the coding sequence GTGGAAAGGTGGGTCATCGTGAACCCCGCGGCGGGCCGCGGCAAGGTGGGGAGGCTTTCCGGGGCCATCCTGAAGGCGGCCCGCCAGGAGGGGGCCCGGGCCTTCCTCACGGAGGGGCCGGGCCACGCCACGGAGCTTGCCCAAAGGGCCCCCGAGGGGGCCCGGGTGGTGGCCGTGGGGGGGGACGGGACGGTGCACGAGGTCTTGAGGGGCCTCGCGGGCACGGGGAAGGTCCTGGGGGTGGTGCCCATCGGAAGCGGAAACGATTTCGCCCGCATGCTGGGCCTCCTCGGGCTTCCCTGGCCCCAGGCCTTGGCGCTCGCCCTCCACGCCCCCGAGGAGGCGGTGGACCTGGGGTGGGTGAACGGGGAGCCCTTCGGGGCCTCCTTGGGAATCGGCTTTGACGCCCTGGTGGCCAAGAAGGCCCTTACCGCCCCGGCTTTTCTCCGGGGCATGCCCCGCTACCTCTACGCCCTCTTCGCCGTGCTCAAGGAGCTCAGCCTGCCGGAGGCCAGGGTCTTCGTGGACGGGGAAGCGGTCCACCAGGGGAGGATGCTCCTCCTCGCCGCCATGAACGGGCCCGCCTACGGCGGGGGCATCCCCATCGCCCCCATGGCCGACCCGCGGGACGGGCTCCTCTCGGTGGTCCTGGCCGGGGAGCTTTCCCGGCTGGGGGTGGTCCTTATCCTCCCCAGGCTTCTTCTGGGGAGGCACCTTTCCCACCCCCGGGTGCGGGCGTACGCGGGGCGCGAGGTGGCGGTGGAGTTCGCTCATCCCGTCCCCGCCCACGCCGACGGGGAACTCCTCCCGGAGGCCTCGGTCTACCGGGCGGAGGTGCGGCCCTTGGGCCTGCGGGTGGTGGGGGGCCGGGCGGGCGTTCAGAAGGGGGCGCTTTCGCCTAGGCCCGCGGGGGCCTAG
- a CDS encoding histidine phosphatase family protein, which yields MGLLAHFLKGPHKKTTLLLTRAGPVENPRHALYSHPGLPLSGEGRRALLALLPLLQGFPVAHVYAADSLAEAEGAALLARALSVPYTLLPELRERAWGKWEGLSFPEVEARFPEEVAAWVRDEAGFAPPGGESVREAWARGRRAVKALLKKHRGQAILVVGNCTLNRAALSLALPLPPEEGLRLEQDYARLSVVDFYGEEGVVKALNLAVDWGHDPARGPQGPPGAP from the coding sequence ATGGGCCTCCTCGCCCACTTCCTCAAGGGCCCCCACAAGAAGACCACCCTCCTCCTCACCCGGGCCGGGCCCGTGGAGAACCCCCGCCACGCCCTCTACAGCCACCCGGGGCTTCCCCTGAGCGGGGAAGGGAGAAGGGCCCTCCTCGCCCTCCTCCCTCTCCTCCAAGGCTTCCCCGTGGCCCACGTCTACGCCGCGGACAGCCTGGCGGAGGCCGAGGGGGCGGCCCTCCTGGCAAGGGCGCTTTCCGTCCCCTACACCCTCCTCCCCGAGCTTCGGGAACGGGCCTGGGGAAAGTGGGAGGGACTTTCCTTCCCCGAGGTGGAGGCCCGCTTCCCCGAGGAGGTGGCGGCCTGGGTAAGGGACGAAGCGGGCTTCGCCCCGCCCGGAGGGGAGAGCGTGCGGGAGGCCTGGGCGCGGGGGAGGCGGGCGGTGAAGGCGCTCCTAAAGAAGCACCGGGGCCAGGCCATCCTCGTGGTGGGAAACTGCACCCTGAACCGGGCCGCCTTAAGCCTCGCCCTTCCCTTACCCCCTGAGGAGGGCCTGAGGCTGGAGCAGGACTACGCCAGGCTTTCCGTGGTGGACTTCTACGGGGAGGAGGGGGTGGTGAAGGCCCTGAACCTGGCGGTAGACTGGGGGCATGATCCGGCCCGTGGCCCGCAAGGACCTCCCGGGGCTCCTTAG
- a CDS encoding GNAT family N-acetyltransferase: MIRPVARKDLPGLLRLLRWMDQSPERGVLAPEARDLEGLAEELEDGLVLLKEDEVAGYVGLYSFWDGAALEGPLAYREEDLPPLLEAAEERAQGVERLYAFPREENRVLRRVLEEAGFGLLHVTYFFVKRPEGLDYPAPEGVRVEEGFPGAGVYRELYRESEESWALRLRWTDEELEEHFQDPAVHLLVAYLGERPVGLAEVELEGGEASVAYIGVVPEARGKGIGRTLLSEAARLAQRKGADLLRVRAHDHEKGALDLYRNLGFSLEEAVATYAKELKARR; this comes from the coding sequence ATGATCCGGCCCGTGGCCCGCAAGGACCTCCCGGGGCTCCTTAGGCTCCTCCGCTGGATGGACCAAAGCCCCGAGCGGGGCGTCCTTGCCCCGGAGGCCCGGGACCTCGAGGGCCTCGCCGAGGAGCTGGAGGACGGCCTCGTCCTCCTTAAGGAGGACGAGGTGGCGGGGTACGTGGGCCTCTACTCCTTCTGGGACGGGGCCGCCCTGGAAGGCCCCCTGGCCTACCGGGAAGAGGACCTGCCTCCCCTCCTGGAGGCGGCAGAGGAGCGGGCCCAAGGAGTGGAGCGGCTTTACGCTTTCCCCCGGGAGGAAAACCGGGTCCTGCGCCGGGTTCTGGAAGAAGCGGGCTTCGGCCTCCTCCACGTGACCTACTTCTTCGTCAAGCGCCCCGAGGGGCTGGACTACCCCGCCCCCGAGGGCGTGCGGGTGGAGGAGGGTTTCCCTGGGGCCGGGGTCTACCGGGAGCTCTACCGGGAGAGCGAGGAAAGCTGGGCCCTGCGCCTCCGCTGGACGGACGAGGAGCTTGAGGAGCACTTCCAGGACCCCGCCGTCCACCTCCTCGTGGCCTACCTGGGGGAGAGGCCCGTGGGCCTGGCCGAGGTGGAGCTGGAAGGAGGCGAGGCCAGCGTGGCCTATATCGGGGTCGTCCCCGAGGCCCGGGGGAAAGGGATCGGGCGCACCCTCCTCTCCGAGGCGGCAAGGCTTGCCCAAAGGAAGGGAGCGGACCTCCTCCGGGTCCGAGCCCACGACCACGAGAAGGGCGCTTTGGACCTCTACCGGAACCTGGGCTTTAGCCTGGAGGAAGCTGTGGCCACCTACGCCAAGGAGCTCAAGGCCAGGCGGTAG
- a CDS encoding histone deacetylase, protein MRAYSTAHLSLPLPEGHPFPLYKYGGVAEALKGLLPVLPAPEVPREALFLAHEASYLEKLFGEGLSREESLRLGLPFSQALLRRALHAAGGTLAAALDALEAGLGLNLAGGTHHAFPGRAEGYSLFNDVAVAILWLRAKEGFSGRVLVVDLDAHQGNGTAVFFQEDPSVFTLSLHGERNYPLKKERSDLDVGLPDGTEDEAYLWALEEALEKARAFRPDLVFYNAGVDVLKGDRFGRLALSPEGVRRRDERVFRFAKALGVPLVVVMGGGYNRDPRLTVEAHAATYRLALSSLA, encoded by the coding sequence GTGCGGGCGTACTCCACGGCCCACCTCTCCCTTCCCCTGCCCGAGGGCCACCCCTTTCCCCTCTACAAGTACGGGGGCGTGGCCGAGGCCCTGAAGGGGCTTCTTCCCGTCCTCCCCGCCCCCGAGGTGCCCCGGGAGGCCCTCTTCCTGGCCCACGAGGCCTCCTACCTGGAGAAGCTTTTCGGGGAGGGGCTTAGCCGGGAGGAGTCCTTGAGGCTTGGCCTCCCCTTCAGCCAGGCCCTCTTGCGGCGGGCCCTCCACGCTGCCGGCGGGACCCTGGCCGCGGCCCTGGACGCCCTCGAGGCCGGCCTCGGCCTCAACCTCGCCGGGGGCACCCACCACGCCTTCCCCGGCCGGGCCGAGGGGTACAGCCTCTTCAACGACGTGGCCGTGGCCATCCTCTGGCTCCGGGCCAAGGAGGGGTTTTCGGGCCGGGTCCTGGTGGTGGACCTGGACGCCCACCAGGGGAACGGCACGGCGGTCTTCTTCCAGGAGGACCCCTCCGTCTTCACCCTCTCCCTCCACGGGGAGCGGAACTACCCCCTGAAGAAGGAGAGGAGCGACCTGGACGTGGGCCTCCCCGACGGCACGGAAGACGAGGCCTACCTCTGGGCCCTGGAAGAGGCCCTGGAGAAGGCCCGGGCCTTCCGCCCGGACCTCGTCTTCTACAACGCTGGGGTGGACGTCCTAAAGGGGGACCGCTTCGGCCGCCTCGCCTTAAGCCCGGAAGGGGTGAGGCGGCGGGACGAAAGGGTCTTCCGCTTTGCGAAGGCCCTCGGGGTGCCCCTCGTGGTGGTGATGGGCGGGGGGTACAACCGCGACCCCCGCCTCACCGTGGAGGCCCACGCGGCGACCTACCGCCTGGCCTTGAGCTCCTTGGCGTAG
- a CDS encoding metallophosphoesterase produces MKRSVRLLVLSDQVHPHIHSPRFPENLPPFDLVLAAGDLPGAYLEYVATKVRVPVLFVPGNHGEEWVWEGEERKRPGGVVNLHGRLFRHRGLLFYGIGGVPRYREGEGQLSEAELLRLALKPFPLAFPRRLFHGHGVDVLLTHAPPPGPSAGEDFAHRGARAFLLFHRLFRPRLHVHGHTPLLGANPKRRHRTPLGVEVVHAQGYALIAL; encoded by the coding sequence ATGAAAAGGAGCGTGCGCCTCCTTGTCCTCTCCGACCAGGTTCACCCCCACATCCACTCCCCCCGCTTCCCCGAAAACCTCCCCCCCTTTGACCTGGTCCTGGCGGCGGGGGACCTGCCCGGGGCGTACCTGGAGTACGTGGCCACCAAGGTCCGGGTGCCCGTGCTCTTCGTCCCCGGAAACCACGGGGAGGAGTGGGTTTGGGAAGGGGAGGAAAGGAAGCGGCCCGGGGGCGTGGTGAACCTCCACGGGCGGCTTTTCCGCCACCGAGGGCTCCTCTTCTACGGCATCGGGGGGGTGCCCCGCTACCGGGAAGGGGAGGGCCAGCTCTCTGAAGCCGAGCTCCTCCGCCTCGCCTTAAAGCCCTTTCCCCTGGCCTTCCCCCGGAGGCTCTTCCACGGCCACGGGGTGGACGTCCTCCTGACCCACGCCCCGCCCCCGGGGCCCAGCGCCGGGGAGGACTTCGCCCACCGGGGGGCCCGGGCCTTCCTCCTCTTCCACCGCCTCTTCCGCCCCCGGCTTCACGTCCACGGCCACACCCCCCTCCTCGGGGCGAACCCAAAAAGGCGGCACCGCACCCCCTTGGGCGTGGAGGTGGTCCACGCCCAGGGCTACGCCCTCATCGCCCTCTGA
- a CDS encoding tRNA (cytidine(34)-2'-O)-methyltransferase, protein MLHLVLYQPEIPQNAGNAARTAAALGWPLHLIRPLGFLLSSPKLKRAGLDYWPHVDLRLHDSFAAFLEALPPGARVFAFSARGEASLYEARFQEGDYLLFGPESRGLPEEVLARFPTLKIPMPGPVRSLNLAVAVGVAAYEAYRQLRGR, encoded by the coding sequence ATGCTCCACCTGGTCCTCTACCAGCCGGAGATCCCCCAAAACGCCGGGAACGCCGCCCGCACCGCGGCGGCCTTGGGGTGGCCCCTCCACCTCATCCGTCCCTTGGGCTTCCTCCTCTCCAGCCCCAAGCTCAAGCGGGCGGGCCTGGACTACTGGCCCCACGTGGACCTCAGGCTCCACGACTCCTTCGCGGCCTTCCTGGAGGCCCTGCCCCCGGGGGCGCGGGTCTTCGCCTTCAGCGCCCGGGGGGAGGCCTCCCTCTACGAGGCCCGCTTCCAGGAGGGGGACTACCTCCTCTTCGGCCCCGAGAGCCGGGGGCTTCCCGAGGAGGTCCTCGCCCGGTTTCCCACCCTAAAGATCCCCATGCCGGGGCCGGTGCGCTCCTTGAACCTGGCGGTGGCCGTGGGGGTGGCGGCCTACGAGGCCTACCGCCAGCTCAGAGGGCGATGA